The following are encoded together in the Fusarium keratoplasticum isolate Fu6.1 chromosome 1, whole genome shotgun sequence genome:
- a CDS encoding Nbl1-Borealin-N domain-containing protein, whose translation MAPVRSKKQASEQPLTSPRKLAMAETVPLRAGSPSAYPRSPIKRRAPGTITMQQKQAMIDNMQLEITERARRLRAQYSFMATTVRSRVEMRINRIPMSMRHVKMGDLLQKFLEQEQQRATRSAALRKAVATRTSPQKQLHSTAHAARTMTRTKKRMSDAISGDKENEVEHNENAKKRVRGAPNPDIAHVRPAQILSPTSSNSRLANRSRPASPVKSGIARPASPLKNSGTARSATATSMLSSMVEKAKATRAGVARKVTTASTASTSSTSTTAATRTRRAATTTASRAPASRPTTRTARRSLANSETSEASSGTVVRKGAASRGAAAKKTTASSVRKGTTTTTKKTAAKSTATTGTGRVLRKRA comes from the exons ATGGCTCCCGTGCGATCGAAGAAGCAAGCTTCAGAACAACCACTCACATCACCGAGAAAGTTGGCCATGGCCGAAACGGTTCCTCTGCGGGCAGGGAGCCCTTCAGCATATCCACGAAGCCCTATCAAGAGGCGAGCCCCGGGTACAATTACCAtgcagcagaagcaggccatgATTGATAATATGCAACTTGAGA TCACCGAACGCGCTCGACGATTGAGAGCCCAGTACAGTTTCATGGCGACAACCGTCCGTTCACGTGTCGAAATGCGAATCAACAGAATACCCATGTCCATGAGGCACGTCAAGATGGGTGACCTACTTCAGAAGTTCCTCGAACAGGAACAACAACGAGCCACAAGATCTGCGGCTCTCAGGAAAGCGGTTGCGACTCGGACAAGCCCCCAGAAGCAACTTCATTCCACTGCACACGCTGCAAGGACAATGACGCGTACCAAGAAGCGTATGAG CGATGCCATCTCAGGAGACAAGGAAAACGAGGTCGAGCACAACGAGAATGCGAAAAAGAGGGTTCGGGGTGCACCAAACCCAGATATCGCTCACGTTCGACCTGCGCAGATTCTTTCGCCAACTTCTTCCAACTCGAGGCTGGCGAACCGATCTCGGCCAGCCTCCCCCGTCAAGTCTGGCATTGCACGTCCAGCCTCGCCGCTGAAGAATTCAGGAACTGCAcgctcagcaacagccacaaGCATGCTTTCCAGCATGGtggaaaaggcaaaggccacGAGGGCAGGGGTTGCACGCAAGGTGACGACCGCTTCAACTGCTAGCACAAGCTCGACCAGCACCACGGCTGCTACTAGGACCAGGCGCGCAGCAACAAcgacagcttctcgagcGCCTGCTTCCAGGCCGACTACGCGAACTGCTCGTAGATCCCTTGCTAACAGTGAGACGAGCGAGGCCAGCTCAGGAACCGTGGTGAGGAAGGGGGCTGCATCCCGGGGAGCTGCAGCCAAGAAGACTACTGCGAGCTCCGTTCGCAAGGGCACAACAACAACTACCAAAAAGACTGCTGCGAAATCTACTGCGACCACGGGGACGGGACGAGTGCTGCGGAAACGCGCATGA
- a CDS encoding Translation machinery-associated protein 22, translating into MADVEQPEGEPQGRHVTYCGVCTLPPEYCEYGGTVKKCQEWLQEHEPALYEQIWSAEALEAATASLSVEAQKRAAKDAQKKTAKAEAAEAKQADKLAKSVVTIKRIERNKKKFVTAVIGLEAFGLELKKVAKDLGKKFATGSSVTKLPGGGEEIVVQGDVSMELEEFLIEKYKEIPEDHIELVEDKKKKKGGA; encoded by the exons ATGGCCGATGTAGAACAGCCCGAGGGCGAGCCTCAGGGCCGTCATGTCACTTACTGCGGTG TTTGCACCCTGCCCCCTGAG TATTGCGAGTATGGCGGCACCGTCAAAAAGTGTCAGGAGTGGCTGCAGGAGCACGAGCCCGCCCTGTACGAGCAGATTTGGTCCGCAG aggccctcgaggctgccaccGCGTCGCTGTCCGTAGAGGCCCAGAAGCGAGCCGCAAAGGACgcccagaagaagactgccaaggctgaggccgccgaggctaAGCAGGCCGATAAACTGGCCAAGAGCGTCGTCACCATCAAGCGTATCGAGcggaacaagaagaagtttgTCACGGCCGTGATAGGCCTGGAGGCATTCGGTTTGGAACTTAAGAAG GTTGCAAAGGACCTTGGCAAGAAATTTGCTACCGGCTCTTCGGTAACCAAACTCcctggtggaggagaggagattGTGGTGCAAGGTGATGTTAGCATGGAGTTGGAGGAGTTCTTGATTGAAAAGTACAAGGAGATACCAGAGGATCACatcgagcttgtcgaggacaagaagaagaagaagggaggcGCATAG
- a CDS encoding Methyltransf-11 domain-containing protein translates to MADAQNRYYPLDSSLARRHRGRLNPIIEEDSDDGAGQNRGRARRTDELKIEAWLTPISDHFPTPRGMHYLSAPVLPSSPSTNSATDTSPTASTNPWNRQSVMTEATEFEDLYDVTDEDEESFPPRRDSLKSRQAPTQQSSTKQPTRLIIPQTPGNSVEPWSAVESIKKTLASPVPLTPSAKLPMSPAQVTFMDQQHATITPTISAPPSLDGSLTSEQLAAMSAPPTPVMEGDDTAAEDAWSGVQLQPGALATLHALSSGENPHEQPAQVLEVPQPEPATSEMRQHRPRLMTNLHPLQVDGRSFSPRRNRQSLAELTRLDIPSPSNFFSGLSPRSRNTWHIPSRTPEEMAPPTSTTAEQFYRCPWNTTNTTTSVPSIPVRKDSAEEFYRNVRFTPAAASEAIVEQVIELKEEDDFSDDMPTARPAFAHSTAASTVETPNMPPSPMVEDAPIEIVVDYDPDYARKQQKEALAHLDRTELWLGAQRAYLRGVQDDTPEDEGGLNTIAEEAEEDSPRSPKIQLQLKPHVQPEQPVTSNRKTVRFSNLISTSEHPKRLPSMLVRRESAYYRAFQDYVVRTHRQDVFVHQLARFEAIQAQRVSLRDAHRNQLLGKYQLSVVPQSAKKRLSANVARGDDTIIDDPEKLRREKEAEAMNQMTVAAWHVAAMKMLNGGRLISAPVTKRLARLSRVAPNENGVTRDRARVLDLGGQATCDWAWHCALQFPTTKVYTVTTKAIRQLSNCNVRGPPNHRQVAVERLSRLPFSDNYFDLISARELHSILKFVGENGEDEWEGCLRECMRVLKPGGYLDFSLLDSDIINAGPVGLAKSVEFGFALKTLGYDPNPTKLWLGRLARAGFQDTRRIWMCLPMGARRSMYRPPTPPLKDNVNGEEARTCRLEAMVMGSSDDIASACSLVGGWSWERWLLRCEMEKVSGELRLADTVTTGAAMEEAGKCLDGVAAVFEEGRNCKSGFRMLTGYARKPRAGETIKIGLRG, encoded by the coding sequence ATGGCTGATGCCCAAAACCGATATTACCCCCTGGACTCTTCGCTGGCTCGAAGACACAGGGGAAGACTTAATCCCATAATTGAGGAGGACAGCGACGATGGCGCGGGTCAGAACAGGGGCAGAGCGAGACGTACAGATGAACTCAAGATCGAGGCGTGGCTCACACCGATAAGCGATCACTTTCCCACGCCACGAGGAATGCATTATCTGTCTGCCCCCGTTCTCCCATCTTCGCCCTCCACCAACTCGGCTACCGACACTTCCCCAACGGCATCCACCAACCCCTGGAACCGCCAGAGCGTCATGACCGAGGCCACCGAGTTTGAGGATCTCTACGATGTgacggatgaggatgaggaaagTTTCCCTCCGCGGAGGGACTCTCTGAAGTCGAGGCAGGCCCCGACTCAGCAATCCTCAACCAAGCAACCAACACGGCTCATCATCCCCCAAACACCTGGCAACTCTGTTGAACCGTGGTCCGCCGTAGAGAGCATCAAGAAGACGTTGGCTTCTCCAGTGCCTCTGACTCCTTCCGCCAAGCTCCCAATGTCACCAGCTCAGGTGACATTCATGGATCAGCAGCATGCCACAATAACACCAACCATATCAGCGCCTCCATCTCTCGACGGCAGCTTGACATCTGAGCAGCTCGCGGCCATGAGCGCTCCCCCGACTCCTGTCATGGAAGGTGATGATACAGCCGCTGAGGATGCTTGGTCTGGAGTGCAGCTGCAGCCTGGTGCTCTGGCTACTCTCCATGCCCTCTCCAGCGGAGAGAATCCTCACGAGCAACCCGCTCAGGTTCTTGAAGTTCCCCAGCCTGAACCGGCTACCAGCGAGATGCGACAACACCGACCACGACTGATGACAAACCTCCACCCGCTGCAGGTAGATGGCAGAAGCTTCTCTCCCAGGCGAAACCGACAGTCGCTCGCCGAGCTGACGAGACTCGACATTCCCTCGCCAAGCAACTTCTTCTCTGGCTTGTCTCCCCGGTCCCGGAATACCTGGCACATCCCTTCCAGGACCCCAGAGGAGATGGCTCCTCCAACTTCGACAACCGCTGAGCAGTTCTACCGATGTCCCTGGAACACGACAAACACGACTACCTCGGTGCCTTCCATTCCCGTTCGCAAAGACTCTGCCGAGGAGTTCTACCGCAATGTCAGGTTCACACCCGCCGCTGCCTCAGAGGCCATTGTTGAGCAAGTCATTgagttgaaggaggaggatgacttCTCGGATGATATGCCCACTGCTCGCCCTGCCTTTGCGCACAGCACGGCCGCCTCTACTGTCGAGACCCCAAACATGCCGCCTTCGCCTATGGTCGAGGACGCCCCTATCGAGATTGTCGTCGATTACGATCCCGACTATGCTCGCAAGCAACAGAAGGAGGCTCTCGCACACCTTGACCGTACTGAGCTCTGGCTCGGTGCCCAGCGAGCCTACCTCCGCGGCGTGCAAGACGATACCCCTGAAGACGAGGGTGGCTTGAACACTATTGCtgaggaagctgaggaggatTCCCCGAGAAGCCCCAAgatccagctccagcttaAGCCTCATGTCCAGCCTGAACAGCCCGTTACTTCCAACAGGAAGACAGTCCGCTtctccaacctcatctcgaCGTCGGAGCATCCCAAGCGCCTGCCTTCCATGCTTGTTCGACGAGAGTCTGCCTACTACCGAGCCTTCCAGGACTATGTTGTCCGCACCCATCGCCAGGATGTCTTTGTTCACCAGCTCGCCCgcttcgaggccatccaggCCCAGCGTGTTTCTCTTCGCGATGCTCACCGCAACCAGCTGCTCGGAAAGTACCAGCTCAGCGTGGTTCCTCAGTCTGCCAAGAAGCGACTCAGCGCCAACGTCGCTCGTGGTGATGACACCATCATCGATGACCCTGAGAAGCTCCGccgggagaaggaggccgaggccatgaaCCAGATGACCGTTGCTGCTTGGCATGTCGCTGCCATGAAGATGCTCAATGGCGGCCGTCTCATCTCTGCCCCTGTGACGAAGCGACTCGCTCGCCTCTCTCGGGTGGCTCCCAACGAGAATGGTGTAACCCGCGACCGCGCCAGGGTCTTGGATCTTGGTGGACAGGCTACCTGTGACTGGGCATGGCACTGCGCCCTCCAGTTCCCGACTACCAAGGTCTACACTGTCACTACCAAGGCGATCCGCCAGTTGTCCAACTGCAACGTGCGCGGACCTCCCAACCATCGCCAGGTGGCTGTCGAGCGATTGTCTCGGCTCCCTTTCTCAGACAATTACTTCGACCTCATCTCTGCCAGGGAGCTTCACAGCATCCTCAAGTTTGTCGGCGAGAACGGTGAAGACGAGTGGGAAGGTTGCCTCAGGGAGTGCATGCGTGTGCTCAAGCCTGGCGGCTATCTCGACTTCTCCCTTCTCGACTCTgacatcatcaacgccgGCCCTGTTGGCTTGGCCAAGAGCGTCGAGTTTGGCTTCGCTCTCAAAACTCTTGGGTATGATCCCAACCCAACCAAGCTGTGGCTTGGCCGCCTGGCTCGTGCCGGCTTCCAGGATACCCGCCGCATCTGGATGTGCTTGCCGATGGGGGCCCGGCGAAGCATGTACAGGCCACCCACCCCTCCTCTGAAGGACAACGTCAATGGCGAGGAGGCTAGGACGTGTAgactcgaggccatggtgatgggtAGCAGCGACGACATCGCCAGCGCGTGCagccttgttggtggttggaGCTGGGAGCGGTGGCTGCTGCGCTGCGAGATGGAAAAGGTCTCTGGTGAGCTTCGACTTGCCGACACGGTGACGACAGGCGCTGCCATGGAAGAAGCTGGCAAGTGTCTGGATGGCGTCGCCGCAGTGTTCGAGGAGGGTCGAAACTGCAAGTCAGGTTTCCGCATGCTCACCGGCTATGCTCGAAAGCCCAGAGCTGGTGAGACGATCAAGATTGGTCTACGCGGGTAA